The genome window CGTAACATCTGGACAGGTTTTTGGAACCTCGAAACCAAAGCGCGGATCTGTCTCACACGCCACATCTGTCAAAGCACCATTGTGTATCGCCCGAATAATAGAGCGGGTATTCGTCAACGTAATGCGCTTACCAACGCCGTAGCCACCGCCCGACCATCCCGTATTGACCAGCCACACATCCGAATTGTGTTGCTGGATTTTTTCTGCCAATTGCTCGGCGTATTTCCCCGGATGCCACACGAGAAAAGGCGCGCCAAAACAGGCCGAAAAAGAAGCCTGCGGTTCAGTAATACCCATCTCTGTACCCGCGACCTTGGCCGTATAACCGCTGATAAAATGGTACATCGCCTGTGCGGGCGTGAGCTTGCTCACCGGGGGCAAAACCCCAAAAGCATCACAAGTCAAAAAAATCACATTCCTGGGATGACCGCCCACACATGGAATTTGTGCATTGGGAATATACTCAATGGGATAAGCCGCGCGCGTATTTTCCGTAATAGAATCATCATCGTAACTAATCACGCGCGAATGCTCGTCAAAAACGACATTTTCGAGCACCGTCCCAAAACGGATCGCATTGTAAATCTCCGGCTCGCGCGCTTGTGAAAGACCAATGCACTTGGCGTAACAACCACCCTCAAAATTGAAAATACCGCGATCGCTCCACCCGTGTTCATCATCGCCGATCAAACGACGCTGAGGCTCGGCTGAAAGCGTCGTCTTTCCCGTACCAGACAGGCCAAAAAAGAGCGCCGTATCCCCTGCTACACCCACATTGGCCGAACAGTGCATCGACAAAATATCCTGCTTGGGCAAAACATAGTTCAGAACCGTGAAAACACCCTTCTTCATCTCACCCGCATACTCCGTCCCCAAAATAACCATCTCTCGCAACTCAAAACTCACATCCACACTCGTAGTCGAAGTCATCTCAGCCGTATATCGGTTCGCGGGAAATCTGCCAGCATTAAAAATGACATAATCCGGCTCGCCAAAATTTTCAAGCTCTGTACGCGAGGGACGCATAAGCATATTGTGCATAAACAGGGCATGGTACGCGCGGGCGCAAACAACCCGCACCTTAATGCGATATTTGGGATCCCAGCCCGCGTACCCATCAACCACATAAATGCGATCGCAGACATTGAGATAATCGATAGCCCGCTCTCTATTAATCAGAAACGTGCGCTCATCGAGTTTAATATTGACCTCACCCCACCA of Gemmatimonadota bacterium contains these proteins:
- the pckA gene encoding phosphoenolpyruvate carboxykinase (ATP) translates to MTGINLERYNITRPLILRNASPAVLYEEALTHETGSTITSTGALIVRSGEKTGRSPEDKRIVNHPDSADDIWWGEVNIKLDERTFLINRERAIDYLNVCDRIYVVDGYAGWDPKYRIKVRVVCARAYHALFMHNMLMRPSRTELENFGEPDYVIFNAGRFPANRYTAEMTSTTSVDVSFELREMVILGTEYAGEMKKGVFTVLNYVLPKQDILSMHCSANVGVAGDTALFFGLSGTGKTTLSAEPQRRLIGDDEHGWSDRGIFNFEGGCYAKCIGLSQAREPEIYNAIRFGTVLENVVFDEHSRVISYDDDSITENTRAAYPIEYIPNAQIPCVGGHPRNVIFLTCDAFGVLPPVSKLTPAQAMYHFISGYTAKVAGTEMGITEPQASFSACFGAPFLVWHPGKYAEQLAEKIQQHNSDVWLVNTGWSGGGYGVGKRITLTNTRSIIRAIHNGALTDVACETDPRFGFEVPKTCPDVTGSILSPRATWSNPSEYDARATYLARLFKENFKQFEDGISDEILKAGPV